A genomic segment from Luteibacter aegosomatis encodes:
- a CDS encoding Tex family protein, whose amino-acid sequence MQSIEQRIAQDIAAKPDQVRAAVELLDGGATVPFIARYRKEVTGGLDDTQLRLLEERLRYLRELEDRRAAILDSIAEQGKMTDALKADILTADTKARLEDLYLPYKPKRRTKAQIAREAGLEPLALGLRDDPSQDPETFATGFVDAEKGVADTKAALDGARAILMETIAEDAALVGELRDWLWDKGQIRATVVPGKENEGAKFRDYFDHVEPVSKIPSHRLLALMRARNEGVLEIDLNPGLDADQGHAEGEGRVAARAGIVNQGRPADAWLRETVRLTWRVKLHLHLTLDLFGRVRENAEDEAIRVFGENLKDLLLAAPAGTKTVMGLDPGIRTGCKLAIVDATGKLLAYDTIYPHEPRNQWDQSIARIAQLCKQHGVNLIAIGNGTASRETDKLAGEVIRKHADLNLAKIVVSEAGASVYSASELAAKEFPDLDVSIRGAVSIARRLQDPLAELVKIEPKAIGVGQYQHDVNQVKLARALDARVEDCVNAVGVDVNTASAPLLARVAGLSSSVAENVVKHRDANGPFPSRKDLLKVPRLGDKAFEQCAGFLRITGGSNPLDASSVHPEAYPVVERILKQCGREVKQVIGDSGFLRGLKAEDFTDETFGLPTVRDILKELEKPGRDPRPEFVAPSFAEGVEDLKDLREGMVLEGRVTNVAAFGAFVDIGVHQDGLVHVSALSHTFVKDPRDAVKAGDIVKVKVMEIDIPRKRIALSMRLDDVPGEARGGRPAQRDDASGGGRRGGQGGGRGPMPSKPAAAPANSAFADAFSRALKK is encoded by the coding sequence ATGCAGAGCATCGAACAACGTATTGCCCAGGACATCGCCGCCAAGCCCGACCAGGTGCGCGCGGCGGTGGAACTGCTCGACGGCGGCGCCACCGTGCCGTTCATCGCGCGCTACCGCAAGGAAGTCACCGGCGGCCTCGACGACACGCAGCTGCGCCTGCTCGAAGAGCGCCTGCGTTACCTGCGTGAACTGGAGGACCGCCGCGCGGCCATCCTCGACAGCATCGCCGAGCAGGGCAAGATGACCGACGCCCTCAAGGCCGACATCCTCACCGCCGACACCAAGGCCCGGCTGGAAGATCTCTACCTCCCCTACAAGCCCAAGCGGCGCACCAAGGCGCAGATCGCCCGCGAGGCCGGCCTCGAGCCGCTGGCGCTGGGCCTTCGCGACGACCCATCGCAGGATCCGGAAACCTTCGCTACCGGCTTCGTCGACGCCGAGAAGGGCGTGGCCGATACGAAGGCCGCCCTTGACGGCGCCCGCGCCATCCTCATGGAGACCATCGCCGAAGACGCCGCCCTCGTCGGCGAACTGCGCGACTGGCTGTGGGACAAGGGCCAGATCCGCGCCACCGTGGTGCCCGGCAAGGAAAACGAAGGCGCGAAGTTCCGCGACTACTTCGACCACGTGGAACCCGTATCGAAGATTCCCTCGCACCGCTTGCTCGCGCTGATGCGCGCACGCAACGAGGGCGTGCTGGAAATCGACCTCAATCCCGGCCTCGACGCCGACCAGGGCCATGCCGAAGGCGAAGGCCGCGTCGCCGCGCGCGCCGGCATCGTCAACCAGGGCCGCCCGGCCGACGCGTGGCTGCGCGAAACCGTGCGCCTCACCTGGCGCGTGAAGCTGCACCTGCACCTTACGCTCGACCTTTTCGGCCGCGTGCGCGAAAACGCCGAAGACGAAGCCATCCGCGTGTTCGGCGAAAACCTGAAGGACCTCCTGCTGGCCGCTCCCGCCGGCACGAAGACGGTGATGGGCCTCGACCCCGGCATCCGCACCGGCTGCAAGCTGGCCATCGTCGATGCCACGGGCAAGTTGCTCGCGTACGACACCATCTATCCGCACGAACCGCGAAACCAGTGGGACCAATCCATCGCGCGCATCGCACAGTTGTGCAAGCAGCACGGCGTGAACCTCATCGCCATCGGCAACGGCACCGCCTCGCGCGAAACCGACAAGCTCGCCGGCGAGGTGATCCGCAAGCACGCCGACCTCAACCTCGCCAAGATCGTGGTGAGCGAAGCCGGTGCGTCGGTGTACTCGGCTTCGGAACTGGCAGCGAAGGAATTCCCCGACCTCGACGTCTCGATCCGTGGCGCGGTGTCCATCGCCCGCCGCCTGCAGGATCCCCTCGCCGAGCTGGTGAAGATCGAGCCCAAGGCCATCGGGGTGGGCCAGTACCAGCACGACGTGAACCAGGTGAAGCTCGCCCGCGCGCTCGATGCGCGCGTGGAAGACTGCGTGAACGCCGTGGGCGTGGACGTCAACACGGCCTCGGCGCCGTTGCTGGCGCGCGTGGCGGGCCTGTCGTCCAGCGTGGCCGAGAACGTGGTCAAGCACCGCGATGCCAACGGCCCCTTCCCCAGCCGCAAGGATCTCCTCAAGGTGCCGCGCCTGGGCGACAAGGCCTTCGAACAGTGCGCGGGCTTCCTGCGCATCACCGGCGGCAGCAATCCGCTGGATGCCAGTTCCGTGCATCCGGAGGCCTACCCGGTCGTCGAGCGCATCCTCAAGCAGTGCGGTCGCGAGGTGAAGCAGGTCATCGGCGACAGCGGGTTCCTGCGCGGTCTGAAGGCCGAGGATTTCACCGACGAGACGTTCGGCCTGCCGACGGTGCGCGACATCCTCAAGGAACTGGAAAAGCCCGGCCGCGACCCGCGTCCGGAATTCGTCGCGCCGAGCTTCGCCGAAGGCGTCGAAGACCTCAAGGACCTTCGCGAAGGCATGGTGCTGGAAGGCCGCGTCACCAACGTGGCGGCCTTCGGCGCCTTCGTGGACATCGGCGTGCACCAGGACGGCCTCGTGCACGTCTCGGCGCTATCGCACACCTTCGTCAAGGATCCGCGCGACGCGGTGAAGGCCGGCGACATCGTCAAGGTGAAGGTCATGGAGATCGACATACCCCGCAAGCGCATCGCCCTGAGCATGCGTCTGGACGACGTGCCCGGGGAAGCGCGTGGCGGACGTCCCGCGCAACGTGACGACGCTTCCGGCGGCGGTCGACGCGGTGGCCAGGGTGGCGGGCGCGGCCCGATGCCGTCCAAGCCTGCCGCCGCGCCCGCCAACAGCGCTTTCGCGGACGCGTTTTCCCGCGCCCTGAAGAAGTAG
- a CDS encoding autotransporter outer membrane beta-barrel domain-containing protein: protein MRIRHLAGAIGAALLFSAGAHADGFQQVVSFGDSLSDNGNVSILVGSPVTSRFTTNPGTVAVENIATYFNLSLTPSLQGGTDYAYGNARAAVANPIAGPLVAPPTSAQIQTYLAANGGKANPHALYTMWIGANDLLAAVQNPANAQVTVATAAANEVGQIQALQAAGAKTIVVFNLPDVGKTPAAMSQGAAASAGLTQLSQLYNGILSGGLASAQRGIVPIDTYTLLNEVIASPSTYGFKNVTVPVCTTSSSLSCSPATLRDSDVNSYLFADGIHPTAAAHALLGQYAVSVIEAPQKISLLGEAGLATNAAHVRSLRNQMMSDNFGADSRFFASVDYGQQKFKDTGTSPKTDSDNVNLTVGADAKVNENFNVGVALGLGQTDANFQGGGGYKLQDVAGSGYAFYHAGGGYVGGFVSFGQLSFTDIDRRIDLGAARRTETGKTDGSHVGGGLSGGWWFGNESLKTGPFVSVEWEQLRVFGYTEYGSTSTAMQFGKQTRNARIETGGWRLQGSWQSGSTTLHPFAEVAYNHDGRADDRFVTAGLTNMSGRFSVQGFLPDKNWVTADLGLSADFSQRWSGWAAYSGRFGDDSQRYNSLNLGVKMAF, encoded by the coding sequence ATGCGCATTCGCCATCTCGCCGGCGCCATCGGCGCCGCCCTCCTGTTCAGCGCCGGGGCGCACGCCGACGGTTTCCAGCAGGTCGTTTCCTTCGGCGATAGCCTGAGCGACAACGGCAACGTCTCCATCCTTGTCGGCTCCCCGGTGACCTCGCGCTTCACCACCAATCCCGGCACCGTCGCCGTGGAGAACATCGCGACGTACTTCAACCTTTCGCTGACGCCGTCGCTCCAGGGCGGCACGGACTACGCCTACGGCAATGCGCGCGCGGCCGTCGCCAATCCCATCGCCGGTCCCCTGGTCGCGCCGCCGACCTCCGCCCAGATCCAGACCTACCTCGCCGCCAACGGCGGCAAGGCCAACCCCCATGCGCTCTACACGATGTGGATCGGCGCCAACGACCTGCTCGCCGCCGTGCAGAACCCGGCCAACGCCCAGGTGACCGTGGCCACCGCCGCGGCCAACGAAGTCGGCCAGATCCAGGCCCTGCAGGCCGCCGGCGCGAAGACCATCGTCGTGTTCAACCTGCCCGACGTGGGCAAGACGCCGGCAGCGATGTCGCAGGGCGCCGCCGCGTCGGCCGGCCTCACGCAGCTGAGCCAGCTCTACAACGGCATCCTCTCCGGCGGCCTGGCATCCGCGCAGCGCGGCATCGTGCCGATCGACACCTACACGCTGCTCAACGAAGTCATCGCCAGCCCGTCCACCTACGGCTTCAAGAACGTCACCGTGCCCGTATGCACCACGTCCAGCTCGCTCAGCTGCTCGCCGGCCACGCTGCGCGATAGCGACGTCAACAGCTACCTGTTCGCCGACGGCATCCATCCGACCGCCGCCGCGCACGCCCTGCTCGGTCAGTACGCGGTGTCGGTCATCGAGGCGCCGCAGAAGATCTCCCTGCTGGGCGAGGCGGGCCTGGCCACCAACGCGGCGCACGTGCGTTCCCTGCGCAACCAGATGATGTCCGACAACTTCGGTGCGGACTCCCGCTTCTTCGCCTCGGTCGATTACGGCCAGCAGAAGTTCAAGGACACCGGCACCTCGCCGAAGACCGACAGCGATAACGTCAACCTCACCGTCGGCGCCGACGCCAAGGTCAACGAGAACTTCAACGTCGGCGTCGCCCTCGGCCTCGGCCAGACCGATGCCAACTTCCAGGGCGGTGGCGGCTACAAGCTGCAGGACGTCGCCGGTTCGGGCTATGCGTTCTACCACGCGGGCGGCGGCTACGTCGGCGGCTTCGTCAGCTTCGGCCAACTGAGCTTCACCGACATCGATCGCCGCATCGACCTGGGCGCGGCGCGCCGCACCGAAACCGGCAAGACCGACGGTTCGCACGTCGGCGGCGGCCTGAGCGGCGGCTGGTGGTTCGGCAACGAATCGCTGAAGACCGGTCCGTTCGTGAGCGTGGAGTGGGAACAGCTTCGCGTGTTCGGCTACACCGAATACGGCAGCACCAGCACCGCGATGCAGTTCGGCAAGCAGACCCGCAACGCGCGCATCGAAACCGGCGGCTGGCGCCTGCAGGGTTCGTGGCAGTCGGGCAGCACCACGCTGCATCCGTTCGCCGAAGTGGCCTACAACCACGACGGTCGCGCCGACGATCGCTTCGTCACCGCCGGCCTCACAAACATGTCGGGCCGCTTCAGCGTGCAGGGCTTCTTGCCCGACAAGAACTGGGTCACCGCCGACCTGGGCCTCTCGGCCGACTTCAGCCAGCGCTGGAGCGGTTGGGCCGCGTACAGCGGTCGTTTCGGCGATGATTCGCAGCGTTACAACAGCCTGAACCTCGGCGTGAAGATGGCGTTCTGA